One genomic window of Mucilaginibacter sp. SJ includes the following:
- the rnr gene encoding ribonuclease R has translation MSKRKKNNSSIHQVLAQMVLDIFEQNGNTPLNYKQVSAKLNVRDPESREIIYEILKDEVKKSVLKEISPGKFQLLELKTFIEGVVDLTNDGSAFIVTDDEFESDIFIAPRKLRTALNGDRVKVYVYAKSKGKHKEGEVIEILQRAKMEFTGIVKLSERYAFFIPDDRKMMHDIFIPISELNGAKNGIKAVAEITDWPTEAKNPIGRIKHILGAQGENDTEMNAILAEYGFPLSFPAEVEHDAEEIPDVITPEEIAKRRDFRNITTFTIDPFDAKDFDDALSYRVLENGNYEVGVHIADVSHYIIPDSALDKEALDRATSVYLVDRVIPMLPERLSNGLCSLRPKEEKLCFSAVFEMDENANIITEWYGKTIIYSDRRFTYEEVQEVIETGEGDFKEEIFKLNALAYKLRDRKFKNGAISFETTEVKFKLDENSKPTGVYVKERKDAHKLIEDFMLLANRKVAERVSKMGKGKHKYTFVYRVHDSPKPDALANFAQFAARFGYKINTKSDKETAKSLNYLMEDVEGKKEQNVLTHLAIRSMAKAIYTTKSSAHYGLAFDHYTHFTSPIRRYPDVMVHRLLFHYLNGGQSANAEFYEKLCSHSSLMEKKAADAERSSVKYKQAEYLRDQVGNTFMGIISGVTEWGMYVEIIENKCEGMIRLRDISDDFYTLDEKNYAIIGQRKKKIYQLGDEVKIKVKQVDLTKKQIDFILVQD, from the coding sequence ATCTTAAAAGACGAGGTTAAAAAATCGGTATTAAAAGAGATCTCTCCCGGTAAATTTCAGCTGCTTGAACTTAAAACGTTTATTGAAGGGGTGGTTGACCTTACCAACGATGGTTCGGCCTTTATAGTTACCGATGACGAGTTTGAAAGCGATATTTTCATCGCTCCGCGTAAGCTTCGCACCGCCCTTAACGGCGACCGTGTGAAAGTTTATGTATACGCCAAAAGTAAAGGCAAGCACAAAGAAGGCGAGGTTATCGAAATTCTGCAGCGCGCCAAAATGGAGTTTACCGGCATTGTTAAACTCTCAGAACGATACGCGTTTTTTATTCCCGATGATCGTAAGATGATGCATGATATTTTCATCCCCATTAGCGAGCTTAACGGGGCTAAAAATGGCATCAAAGCTGTAGCCGAAATCACCGACTGGCCAACTGAAGCTAAAAACCCTATCGGAAGGATCAAACATATCTTAGGAGCTCAAGGTGAAAACGATACGGAAATGAACGCCATCCTGGCCGAATATGGTTTTCCGTTATCATTCCCTGCCGAGGTTGAACATGATGCTGAAGAAATTCCGGATGTGATCACGCCCGAAGAAATTGCCAAACGCCGTGATTTCCGCAACATCACCACCTTCACCATCGACCCATTTGACGCCAAAGACTTTGACGATGCCCTATCCTATCGCGTGCTGGAAAATGGCAACTACGAAGTTGGTGTTCACATTGCCGACGTATCGCACTATATTATCCCTGATTCAGCCTTAGATAAAGAGGCATTGGACAGGGCTACATCAGTTTATCTTGTTGACAGGGTGATCCCAATGCTGCCCGAAAGACTATCAAACGGTCTTTGCTCTCTTCGTCCTAAAGAAGAAAAACTCTGCTTTTCGGCAGTGTTTGAGATGGATGAGAACGCCAATATCATTACCGAATGGTATGGCAAAACCATCATTTACTCCGACAGGCGTTTTACTTACGAAGAGGTGCAGGAAGTGATAGAAACCGGCGAAGGCGATTTTAAGGAAGAAATATTCAAGCTCAACGCGCTGGCTTATAAGCTTCGCGACCGTAAATTTAAAAACGGCGCTATCAGTTTTGAAACTACCGAGGTTAAATTCAAACTGGATGAAAACAGCAAACCAACAGGCGTGTATGTAAAAGAGCGCAAAGACGCCCATAAACTGATCGAAGATTTTATGTTGCTGGCTAACCGCAAAGTGGCTGAGCGTGTAAGCAAAATGGGCAAAGGCAAGCACAAATACACTTTTGTTTATCGTGTGCATGATTCGCCTAAGCCCGATGCACTGGCCAATTTTGCCCAGTTTGCAGCCAGGTTTGGTTATAAAATCAATACCAAATCTGACAAGGAAACAGCAAAATCCCTCAACTACCTGATGGAAGATGTGGAAGGCAAGAAAGAGCAGAACGTGCTGACCCACCTCGCTATCCGCTCCATGGCCAAAGCTATTTATACTACCAAAAGCAGCGCTCACTACGGTTTGGCTTTTGATCATTATACGCACTTTACCTCGCCAATTCGCCGCTATCCCGATGTCATGGTACACAGGTTGCTGTTCCATTATTTAAATGGCGGACAATCGGCCAATGCCGAGTTTTATGAAAAGCTCTGTTCGCACAGCTCATTAATGGAGAAAAAAGCGGCGGATGCAGAACGTTCCTCAGTAAAATATAAACAGGCTGAGTATCTTCGCGACCAGGTTGGCAACACCTTTATGGGTATCATATCAGGTGTTACCGAATGGGGCATGTATGTGGAGATCATCGAAAATAAATGCGAGGGTATGATCCGCCTGCGCGATATCTCTGATGATTTTTATACTTTGGACGAGAAAAACTATGCCATCATCGGTCAGCGTAAAAAGAAAATTTACCAACTGGGCGACGAAGTAAAAATTAAAGTAAAACAGGTTGATCTGACCAAGAAACAGATAGATTTCATATTGGTACAGGATTGA
- a CDS encoding polyprenyl synthetase family protein, whose translation MKQLTELQLLINDAVGKLSYPAYPADLYEPISYILSIGGKRMRPALLLLACDLFGGNVDKAIEPALAIEVFHNFTLMHDDIMDKAPLRRGKATVHEKWNANVAILSGDAMMVEANRMMMKVDDSILRSVLDVFNDTATGVCEGQQIDMSFEQRNNVSIEEYINMIRLKTAVLLGGTLKIGSIIGGAALTDADLIDSFGVNLGIAFQLQDDILDVYGDPEKFGKQVGGDIISNKKTFLLIRALELAKDKQAETLNHWLNATEFDSVEKVKAVTNIYNELDIRQHAEEAMQTYADKAFAALDAINLHEDHKQCLRDFADGLLVREN comes from the coding sequence ATGAAACAACTTACAGAGTTACAGTTACTAATAAATGATGCAGTAGGCAAACTAAGCTACCCGGCTTACCCCGCCGATCTGTATGAACCGATAAGCTATATTTTATCTATTGGCGGCAAACGTATGCGCCCTGCCCTGCTCCTGCTGGCCTGCGACCTTTTTGGAGGCAACGTTGACAAGGCGATTGAACCCGCACTGGCTATAGAGGTATTCCATAATTTTACGCTCATGCATGACGACATTATGGATAAAGCCCCGCTCCGCCGTGGCAAAGCAACCGTGCATGAAAAATGGAACGCCAATGTCGCTATCCTCTCCGGCGATGCCATGATGGTAGAAGCCAACCGCATGATGATGAAGGTTGATGACAGCATTTTGCGTAGTGTACTTGACGTTTTTAACGATACCGCGACCGGCGTGTGCGAAGGCCAGCAAATTGATATGAGCTTTGAACAGCGTAACAACGTAAGTATTGAAGAATATATCAATATGATCCGTCTTAAAACGGCGGTGCTGTTAGGTGGTACATTAAAAATCGGCTCCATCATTGGCGGTGCAGCTTTAACCGACGCTGATTTGATTGATTCTTTCGGGGTTAACCTTGGCATAGCGTTCCAACTACAGGATGATATTCTGGATGTTTACGGCGATCCGGAAAAGTTTGGTAAGCAGGTTGGCGGCGATATCATCTCCAATAAAAAAACTTTTTTGCTGATCCGTGCACTTGAACTGGCTAAGGATAAGCAGGCAGAAACGCTGAATCACTGGCTGAATGCAACTGAATTTGACAGTGTTGAAAAAGTCAAAGCCGTAACCAATATCTACAATGAGCTTGATATCAGACAACACGCAGAGGAGGCGATGCAGACCTATGCTGATAAAGCCTTTGCAGCCCTTGATGCTATCAATTTACATGAAGACCATAAACAATGCCTTCGCGATTTTGCGGATGGTTTGCTGGTGAGGGAGAATTGA
- a CDS encoding energy transducer TonB — translation MKKLLPILIILICSISTKAQKLTPPHFRGGDKAFHDFLNKNLKWPKDVSGGEGIVTISFFIENDGRLTDLKVVKGMSEPFNNEALRVIALSERWIPAMRDSHFIKSKYSVPIQFYTVQAVQILDSTKVN, via the coding sequence ATGAAGAAACTTTTACCCATCCTTATCATTCTTATTTGCTCTATAAGCACGAAAGCCCAAAAACTAACGCCGCCGCATTTTCGTGGTGGCGATAAGGCTTTTCATGATTTTTTAAACAAAAACCTAAAGTGGCCGAAGGACGTTAGCGGCGGAGAAGGCATTGTTACCATAAGCTTTTTTATTGAAAACGATGGCCGTTTAACAGATCTGAAAGTTGTTAAAGGGATGAGTGAACCTTTTAATAACGAGGCTTTACGGGTGATTGCTCTATCAGAAAGATGGATCCCTGCAATGCGTGACAGTCATTTTATCAAATCAAAATATTCCGTTCCCATACAATTTTATACCGTGCAGGCTGTACAGATTTTAGACAGCACAAAAGTTAATTGA
- a CDS encoding M1 family metallopeptidase, with amino-acid sequence MKKSALAIMMLLFAAFTNAQTLTSGGKLKPEQAIMDVRHYAISLAVDPTQKTINGFTTIDVIMAKPTKVLLFDLLDSLSIRKVLVNGKQEPFEYKNNLITINTAKELPAGKASVKVIYGGKPHVARRPPWDDGFIWTRDSTGHHWMAITAEGTGGKLYFPCKDHPSDEPNEGVDMFITVPKDLVVAGPGLLKGVSKQKETATFHWQTKYTINNYSILFNAGDYSVVTRPYTTVDGHQVPIQFYVLKEHAAKAEHHLDIFVKTIKEQEKYFGEYPWAKEKIGIVETPHLGMEHQTMNAYGAKFKYTKVGGEDYDGLMHHEFGHEWWGNKVTAKDWADYWIHEGICTYGDALYVREFEDEKAYIKFFQNSALSFGNKIPIVIGKDIDEESAYNGDIYGKGAFFMHTLRYIMGDSTFFPALKGFVTDPRYTYSNLANTDEVMQYFSKAAGQDLKPLFDLYIYSINKLEVHVKAQRGDKYQIQLLNIDMPLPVDITTDGATKRYTLDKKGITVTSKTMPVIDPDTYYLKKLIIE; translated from the coding sequence ATGAAAAAGAGTGCATTAGCCATAATGATGCTGCTTTTTGCAGCTTTTACAAATGCTCAAACACTAACCTCAGGCGGAAAACTAAAGCCCGAGCAAGCCATTATGGATGTACGGCATTACGCTATTTCGCTTGCTGTGGATCCGACGCAAAAAACCATTAATGGTTTTACTACTATTGATGTGATCATGGCTAAGCCCACCAAAGTTTTATTGTTTGATCTGTTAGATTCATTAAGCATCAGGAAGGTTTTGGTAAATGGCAAACAAGAACCATTTGAATACAAGAACAATTTAATTACTATTAATACAGCCAAAGAACTGCCTGCCGGTAAAGCAAGCGTTAAAGTAATTTATGGCGGCAAACCCCACGTTGCCCGTCGCCCCCCATGGGATGATGGTTTTATTTGGACCCGTGATTCAACCGGGCACCATTGGATGGCTATCACTGCCGAAGGCACCGGCGGCAAACTGTATTTCCCATGTAAAGACCACCCATCCGACGAACCAAACGAGGGTGTTGACATGTTTATCACCGTTCCTAAAGATCTGGTGGTTGCAGGTCCGGGGTTGTTAAAAGGCGTAAGCAAGCAAAAGGAAACAGCAACTTTCCATTGGCAAACCAAATACACCATTAACAATTACAGTATATTGTTCAATGCAGGTGATTATTCGGTGGTAACACGTCCGTACACAACTGTTGACGGACACCAAGTACCTATCCAGTTTTACGTACTAAAGGAACATGCCGCCAAAGCAGAGCATCACCTGGATATTTTTGTAAAAACCATTAAAGAACAAGAGAAATACTTTGGCGAGTATCCTTGGGCAAAAGAAAAGATAGGTATTGTTGAAACTCCACACCTGGGCATGGAGCATCAAACCATGAATGCTTACGGCGCCAAATTTAAATACACTAAAGTTGGTGGCGAAGATTATGACGGCCTCATGCACCATGAGTTTGGACACGAATGGTGGGGCAATAAGGTAACAGCTAAAGACTGGGCGGATTACTGGATCCATGAAGGCATCTGCACTTACGGCGATGCGCTGTATGTAAGGGAATTTGAAGACGAGAAAGCATATATCAAATTCTTCCAAAATTCTGCACTCTCATTCGGCAATAAAATCCCTATTGTTATCGGGAAAGACATTGATGAAGAATCAGCTTATAATGGTGATATTTATGGAAAAGGTGCTTTCTTTATGCATACGCTTAGGTATATTATGGGCGATAGTACCTTCTTCCCCGCCCTTAAAGGTTTTGTTACTGATCCGCGTTATACTTACAGCAACTTGGCCAATACCGATGAGGTGATGCAGTATTTCAGCAAGGCTGCAGGTCAAGATTTGAAACCGCTGTTTGATTTGTATATCTATTCCATCAATAAACTGGAAGTACACGTAAAAGCTCAGCGCGGCGATAAGTACCAGATTCAGTTGTTAAATATAGATATGCCTTTGCCTGTTGATATTACAACTGACGGTGCTACCAAACGGTATACACTTGATAAAAAAGGCATCACCGTAACCAGCAAAACCATGCCGGTTATCGATCCTGATACTTACTATTTAAAGAAGCTGATCATCGAATAA
- the rpmA gene encoding 50S ribosomal protein L27, which yields MAHKKGAGSSRNGRESHSKRLGIKIFGGQPAIAGNIIVRQRGTKHNPGLNVGLGKDHTLFALAGGIVVFKKKADNRSYVSVVPFEAAEVEEVAAPAPKAKKEAVAVEAPAAEEAPKAKKAAAPKAKKEEAADAAEETVAE from the coding sequence ATGGCACATAAGAAAGGGGCCGGTAGTTCAAGAAACGGTCGTGAGTCACATAGCAAGCGTTTAGGTATCAAAATTTTCGGTGGTCAGCCAGCAATCGCAGGTAATATCATCGTTCGTCAGCGTGGTACCAAACACAATCCAGGCTTAAACGTTGGTCTTGGTAAAGATCATACTTTATTTGCACTGGCTGGAGGTATCGTAGTTTTCAAAAAGAAAGCAGATAACCGTTCATACGTATCAGTAGTTCCATTTGAGGCTGCTGAAGTTGAAGAAGTAGCTGCACCTGCACCAAAAGCAAAAAAAGAAGCTGTAGCTGTTGAAGCTCCTGCTGCTGAAGAAGCTCCAAAAGCAAAGAAAGCCGCTGCACCAAAAGCTAAAAAAGAAGAAGCTGCTGATGCTGCTGAAGAAACTGTAGCTGAGTAA
- the rplU gene encoding 50S ribosomal protein L21, translating to MYAIVSIAGQQFKVAKDQQIFVHRLQGDEGASIEFDSVLLAENEGKFKLGSDLKGAKVSAKIVSHLKGDKVIIFKKKRRKGYKKKNGHRQQFTKIEITGITL from the coding sequence ATGTACGCAATAGTAAGTATAGCAGGACAGCAATTTAAAGTTGCAAAAGACCAGCAGATCTTTGTACACAGGTTACAAGGCGATGAAGGCGCTAGTATTGAATTTGACAGTGTATTGTTAGCAGAAAACGAAGGTAAATTCAAATTAGGTTCTGATTTGAAAGGTGCTAAAGTATCGGCTAAGATCGTGTCACATTTAAAAGGTGATAAAGTAATTATCTTCAAAAAGAAAAGAAGAAAAGGTTACAAAAAGAAAAACGGTCACCGTCAGCAATTTACCAAGATTGAGATCACCGGTATTACATTATAA
- a CDS encoding four helix bundle protein, protein MKDTNKTDFAEQFRNRTKKFVVDNIKFFKTLPKTEEAKIIGRQLLRSSSSVGANYRAACRARSQAEFHSKLSIVVEEADEAAFWMEVLIEAEVVKQSDLAVLLDEAIQILKITSASRKTVS, encoded by the coding sequence ATGAAAGATACAAATAAAACAGATTTTGCTGAACAATTTAGAAATCGCACAAAGAAATTCGTAGTAGATAATATTAAGTTTTTCAAAACTCTGCCTAAAACAGAGGAAGCGAAAATTATCGGAAGGCAATTATTAAGATCTTCATCATCGGTAGGGGCCAATTATCGCGCCGCTTGCAGGGCACGGTCCCAGGCCGAATTTCATTCAAAACTTTCAATTGTTGTAGAGGAAGCGGATGAAGCAGCATTTTGGATGGAAGTATTAATTGAGGCCGAAGTTGTAAAACAGTCGGACTTGGCAGTCTTATTAGATGAAGCAATTCAGATATTAAAAATCACTTCAGCATCAAGAAAAACTGTGTCATGA
- a CDS encoding dicarboxylate/amino acid:cation symporter, with amino-acid sequence MKKSRLTLFIFIALVLGVVAGYIYNTYVFADFNKQLSTAGAAIKAIDKNIEALPDTTVAAYKDLKLQRIAQVKLQNQATDAREDKLELYNILSKIFLNLIKMIVAPLVFTTLVVGVAKVGDIKAVGRIGGKTMLWFISATLVSLLLGMLLVNLFEPGKTMHLPLPDSHLSTGIKKSALSLTEFVGHVFPKSFIEAMANNEILQIVVFSLFFGVATAAIGEQGKIVIKAMDAFAHVIMKITGYVMKMAPLAVFGAITAVVAKQGIGVLSTYGIFISEFYFSLIVLWSVIILAGYIVLRKPVFRLLNSIKDAMLIAFSTSTSEAAYPKVLEELEKFGCSNKIVSFVLPLGYSFNLDGSMMYMTFASLFLAQSYDIHLSFGHQLSMLLVLMLTSKGVAGVPRASLVVIAGTLAMFNIPEAGLFLLIGIDPLLDMGRSATNVLGNAMATAVVSKWEGEGIN; translated from the coding sequence ATGAAAAAAAGCAGACTGACGCTCTTCATTTTTATCGCACTGGTATTGGGTGTGGTAGCCGGTTATATTTATAACACCTACGTTTTTGCCGATTTCAATAAACAGCTTAGTACTGCCGGTGCTGCTATTAAAGCTATCGATAAAAATATTGAAGCACTACCCGATACTACGGTTGCAGCCTACAAAGATCTTAAATTACAAAGAATTGCCCAGGTAAAACTGCAAAACCAGGCTACGGATGCCCGGGAAGATAAACTTGAACTTTATAACATCCTGAGCAAGATTTTCCTTAACCTTATTAAAATGATTGTGGCCCCATTGGTGTTTACCACATTGGTGGTGGGCGTAGCCAAGGTAGGGGATATCAAAGCCGTTGGCAGGATAGGTGGCAAAACCATGCTCTGGTTTATCAGCGCTACGCTGGTATCCTTATTATTAGGGATGTTATTGGTTAACCTGTTTGAGCCGGGAAAAACCATGCATTTGCCACTGCCTGATAGTCATTTAAGTACAGGTATCAAAAAATCGGCCCTGTCATTAACGGAGTTCGTCGGGCACGTTTTTCCTAAGAGTTTTATTGAGGCGATGGCCAATAATGAGATCTTGCAAATTGTAGTGTTCTCTTTATTCTTTGGCGTAGCTACCGCTGCTATAGGTGAGCAAGGTAAAATAGTGATCAAAGCGATGGATGCCTTTGCTCATGTGATCATGAAGATTACCGGCTATGTGATGAAAATGGCTCCTTTAGCTGTATTTGGAGCTATTACCGCTGTAGTGGCCAAACAGGGAATAGGCGTACTTTCAACATATGGTATCTTTATCAGCGAGTTTTATTTTTCGCTGATCGTGCTATGGTCGGTAATTATATTGGCTGGCTATATTGTACTAAGAAAGCCGGTGTTTAGGCTCCTTAATAGCATCAAGGACGCTATGCTGATAGCATTCAGTACCTCAACAAGTGAAGCCGCATATCCAAAGGTATTGGAAGAACTGGAGAAATTTGGTTGCAGCAATAAAATAGTAAGCTTTGTATTGCCCTTAGGCTATTCATTTAATTTGGATGGTTCCATGATGTATATGACCTTTGCATCATTGTTCCTGGCGCAATCATATGATATTCATCTTTCATTCGGGCACCAGTTATCCATGTTGTTGGTGCTGATGCTTACCAGTAAAGGCGTGGCGGGTGTGCCAAGGGCCTCGCTGGTGGTTATAGCGGGCACGCTTGCTATGTTTAATATCCCCGAAGCCGGCTTGTTTTTGCTGATCGGTATTGATCCGTTGTTGGATATGGGACGTTCGGCTACAAACGTATTAGGCAATGCGATGGCGACAGCCGTTGTGAGTAAGTGGGAAGGAGAAGGAATTAATTAG
- a CDS encoding RNA polymerase sigma factor, which produces MANKEAAFKQIYEANSKKIFHLCYGYTGDDDAANDLLQETFLKVWQNLEKFRNQAMISTWIYRIAVNTCLTYLRSEKRQAKDELTPQLAETKREELSDKNEQVALLYKCISKLEESERIIITMVLDEVPYPEIAEISGISEGNLRVKIYRIKQKLTELYNQYERL; this is translated from the coding sequence GTGGCCAACAAAGAAGCAGCATTCAAGCAGATATATGAAGCTAATTCTAAAAAGATATTCCATCTGTGTTATGGTTATACCGGCGATGACGATGCCGCCAACGACCTGTTACAGGAAACCTTTTTAAAGGTTTGGCAAAATTTAGAGAAATTCCGTAACCAGGCCATGATATCAACCTGGATTTACCGCATTGCTGTAAATACCTGCTTAACCTATTTGCGCTCGGAAAAACGCCAGGCCAAAGACGAACTAACCCCACAATTAGCGGAAACAAAACGAGAAGAACTATCGGATAAAAACGAGCAGGTAGCTTTGCTCTATAAGTGTATTTCAAAACTGGAAGAATCAGAAAGGATTATTATAACTATGGTACTTGATGAGGTGCCATACCCCGAAATTGCTGAAATTTCGGGTATATCAGAGGGAAACCTGAGGGTGAAAATTTATCGTATAAAACAAAAATTAACGGAGTTATATAACCAGTATGAAAGACTTTGA
- a CDS encoding GAF domain-containing protein → MHTEVLNISKNECTICQVETCLTFNPFVAHLKERIATEKTLKSEFYRYVLERFEHDICIDLDMRPTDAEKYREMLELIYSILTPPIANEKEFHWALSTPVPDKIFFSTEAFYDFHSSHHSNLYALNVSKNEMFSDRQKRFIYNLILERMYGFSSAIKNELLFSYEDPETGLSRYFNIQTDARFVEIELNGELPELSFDTIEPYLHSHTSLELIEKVIPLNIFKFKGFSIITLTDVTLTHALENIRTELVNHSANEEEQYAHIISSLKTLAESPGIEFGLMPFLTINNEPIFDNDECSRSILLKAAKDFNLAEETFDAIIDDYNQNPRPIFFNSITDEKIGKFPFLQVLKQAGIKSYGIFPVYYNKKNVGIMEVFSYKEIVFYEKLLSKLQATIPLIAQLLQNSIDQFEARISGVIKNKFTSLQPSVQWKFNEVAWKYLKEKGKKKKNQEIETVAFQNVYPLFGAVDIRNSTVERNSALQEDLKNLLTILIETLKVLNDHIHLSLTGKLVSKCEEWLERISGYITTNDELMLDTFLHNEINPFLEHFRNNYPAERETIDRYFNAMNEETGASFENRRNLETSMQLINTSINQYLEQAQTEVQESFPCYFEKFRTDGVEYDIYIGQSIAPQRVFDMLYLKNIRLWQLRSMAEIARMTNDLSDQLSRPLQTTHLIFIHSNAIDISFRNDERRFDVEGAYNIRYEVIKKRIDKVLIAGTFERLTQPGKIAMVYFNPTEAAEYDEYIRYLQVQGYLLDDLEYLELEELQGVTGLKALRVGVNYQLPLLNS, encoded by the coding sequence ATGCACACAGAAGTACTCAATATAAGCAAAAACGAATGCACTATTTGCCAGGTTGAAACATGCCTGACATTTAATCCGTTCGTAGCGCATTTAAAAGAACGGATTGCTACCGAAAAAACGCTCAAAAGTGAGTTTTATCGCTACGTTTTGGAGCGTTTTGAGCATGACATATGTATTGACCTGGATATGCGGCCAACAGATGCCGAAAAATACAGGGAAATGCTGGAGCTCATTTACTCCATACTGACACCGCCAATAGCCAACGAAAAGGAATTTCACTGGGCGCTAAGTACACCGGTACCTGATAAGATATTTTTCAGCACTGAGGCTTTTTATGATTTCCATTCAAGTCACCATTCTAATTTATATGCGTTGAATGTATCGAAGAATGAAATGTTTAGTGACAGGCAAAAGCGGTTCATTTATAACCTGATCCTTGAACGGATGTATGGCTTTTCGTCGGCAATTAAGAATGAATTGCTGTTTTCGTATGAAGACCCGGAAACTGGTCTTTCACGGTATTTTAATATCCAGACTGATGCCCGTTTCGTGGAAATTGAATTGAATGGCGAACTTCCTGAACTTAGTTTTGATACTATTGAACCATATTTGCATTCGCATACCAGCCTTGAGCTTATTGAAAAGGTAATACCGCTTAACATTTTTAAATTTAAGGGGTTCTCGATAATTACATTAACTGATGTAACACTAACCCACGCGCTCGAAAACATCCGCACAGAACTGGTTAATCATTCGGCCAATGAGGAGGAGCAATACGCGCACATCATCAGCTCGCTTAAAACCCTTGCCGAAAGCCCGGGTATTGAATTTGGGTTGATGCCTTTTTTAACTATCAATAATGAGCCTATTTTTGATAACGACGAATGCTCCAGAAGCATCCTGCTCAAGGCCGCAAAAGATTTTAACCTTGCCGAGGAAACATTTGACGCTATCATTGATGATTACAACCAAAATCCGAGGCCTATCTTTTTTAATTCTATTACCGACGAAAAGATAGGCAAATTTCCCTTTTTACAGGTTTTGAAACAAGCCGGCATTAAATCGTACGGAATTTTCCCGGTGTACTACAATAAGAAAAATGTAGGCATCATGGAAGTGTTTTCATATAAAGAGATTGTTTTTTATGAAAAACTGCTTTCAAAATTACAAGCCACTATTCCGCTGATTGCCCAGTTGCTGCAAAACAGCATCGATCAGTTTGAAGCCCGGATTTCGGGTGTTATCAAAAATAAATTCACCTCGTTACAGCCATCCGTTCAGTGGAAATTTAATGAGGTGGCCTGGAAATATCTTAAGGAAAAAGGAAAGAAGAAAAAGAACCAGGAGATAGAGACCGTAGCTTTTCAAAATGTATATCCTTTATTTGGTGCGGTTGATATCCGTAACTCCACGGTTGAACGCAACAGCGCCCTGCAGGAGGATTTGAAAAATCTGCTCACCATACTTATTGAAACACTTAAGGTTTTAAATGATCATATCCATTTAAGCCTTACCGGCAAGCTGGTATCTAAATGCGAAGAGTGGCTTGAGCGCATCAGCGGGTATATTACTACCAATGATGAATTGATGCTGGATACTTTCCTTCATAACGAGATTAACCCTTTTCTGGAGCATTTCAGAAATAATTACCCTGCAGAAAGAGAAACCATTGACAGGTATTTTAATGCCATGAACGAAGAAACCGGTGCTTCGTTTGAAAACAGGCGCAACCTGGAGACCTCTATGCAGCTCATCAATACTTCTATCAACCAATACCTGGAGCAGGCTCAGACTGAAGTGCAGGAATCATTCCCCTGTTATTTTGAAAAATTCCGTACCGATGGGGTGGAATATGATATTTACATAGGGCAATCTATAGCGCCGCAACGTGTTTTCGATATGCTGTATCTTAAAAATATCCGTTTGTGGCAGCTACGGTCGATGGCCGAGATAGCCCGAATGACAAACGACCTTAGCGATCAGCTTTCGCGCCCTTTACAAACCACGCACCTGATATTTATTCACTCAAACGCTATAGACATCAGCTTCAGGAATGATGAAAGGCGGTTTGATGTTGAAGGAGCTTACAATATCCGGTACGAGGTGATCAAAAAACGGATTGATAAAGTTTTGATAGCAGGAACTTTTGAACGCCTTACCCAGCCCGGTAAAATAGCGATGGTATATTTTAACCCAACGGAAGCCGCTGAATATGACGAGTACATCAGGTACCTGCAAGTACAGGGTTATCTGCTTGATGACCTTGAATATCTTGAGCTGGAAGAACTGCAGGGCGTTACCGGCTTAAAAGCTTTAAGGGTTGGGGTTAACTACCAACTACCTTTATTGAATAGCTGA